The following proteins are co-located in the Pseudomonas fluorescens genome:
- a CDS encoding DMT family transporter: MTVSTPLSGVNHPFKGILLIVVATFLFSSHDALSKYLAGFYPIVMVVWARYLVHTLLMAGIFLPQSGLRVLRSKRPGMQVVRALCLLGTSLFFTAALHYIPLAEATAVNFLAPILVTALSVPLLGERVTRGQWLAVICGFIGVLIIIHPGGELFTPAVLLPLCSALFFCFYQLLTRILSKYDTPTTSNFFAGLCNTLVMSALVPFFWQLPTLWHGVLMLALGTCGMTAHLLLTQAFRFAAPALLAPFGYCQIVFAGLLGWLVFNHTPDLTTVVGIGVICMSGLAAAWQQRRR; the protein is encoded by the coding sequence ATGACTGTCAGCACCCCACTTTCCGGCGTCAACCATCCTTTCAAAGGCATCCTGCTGATTGTGGTGGCGACGTTTCTGTTTTCCAGCCACGACGCCTTGTCCAAATACCTGGCCGGGTTTTATCCGATAGTGATGGTGGTGTGGGCGCGTTACCTGGTGCACACCTTGCTGATGGCCGGGATCTTCCTGCCGCAATCGGGCCTGCGTGTGCTGCGCAGCAAGCGCCCGGGGATGCAGGTGGTGCGGGCCTTGTGCCTGTTGGGCACAAGCCTGTTCTTTACTGCGGCGCTGCATTACATCCCGTTGGCGGAAGCCACGGCGGTGAACTTCCTGGCGCCGATCCTGGTGACGGCGCTGTCCGTGCCGTTGCTCGGTGAGCGCGTGACGCGTGGTCAATGGCTGGCGGTGATCTGCGGGTTTATCGGGGTGCTGATCATCATCCACCCGGGCGGCGAGTTGTTCACACCGGCCGTGTTGCTGCCGCTGTGTTCGGCGCTGTTCTTCTGTTTCTACCAACTGCTCACACGCATCTTGAGCAAATACGACACCCCAACCACCAGTAACTTCTTCGCCGGCCTGTGCAATACCTTGGTGATGAGCGCGCTGGTGCCATTCTTCTGGCAGCTCCCTACGCTGTGGCACGGTGTGTTGATGCTGGCGCTGGGCACTTGCGGGATGACGGCGCACTTGCTGCTGACCCAGGCGTTCCGCTTCGCGGCGCCGGCCTTGCTGGCGCCGTTCGGCTACTGCCAGATCGTGTTCGCGGGGTTGTTGGGCTGGCTGGTGTTCAACCATACCCCCGACTTGACCACGGTGGTCGGCATCGGGGTGATCTGCATGAGTGGGTTGGCCGCTGCCTGGCAGCAGCGGCGTCGGTGA
- a CDS encoding membrane lipoprotein lipid attachment site-containing protein, with protein MKKTLFVLSALALLTACNKEPKEAPKPAPASVQATLVPATPPTDKWVGKWIGVEGLNLTIAKDDSIGRGHYLLTMKYGLDADDSGTFKGEANEEGITFTRPDGPQLLHAGDGEATGLKWLADKKDCLVVDTGEGYCRD; from the coding sequence ATGAAAAAGACACTCTTTGTTCTTTCTGCCCTTGCCCTGCTCACCGCCTGTAACAAGGAACCCAAGGAAGCCCCGAAACCCGCACCCGCCTCCGTGCAAGCCACGCTGGTACCGGCGACCCCGCCCACGGACAAATGGGTCGGCAAGTGGATTGGCGTCGAAGGCCTGAACCTGACCATCGCCAAGGACGACAGCATCGGCCGCGGCCACTACCTTCTCACCATGAAATACGGCCTCGACGCTGACGACTCAGGTACCTTCAAGGGTGAAGCCAACGAAGAAGGCATCACGTTCACTCGCCCGGACGGCCCGCAACTGCTGCACGCCGGCGACGGTGAAGCCACTGGCCTGAAATGGCTGGCGGATAAAAAGGACTGCCTGGTGGTCGATACCGGCGAAGGGTATTGCCGCGACTGA
- the ypfJ gene encoding KPN_02809 family neutral zinc metallopeptidase has translation MLWKKGRRSDNVVDARDDSGGGGGGGGMRFGGGKGLSLTAIVLIVGIGWLTGQDPLQILGQLTGQMEQAPSVSTQPQQAPPANDQQADFVRAILGDTEDTWGQVFQENGLAYKNPKLILFRGRVNSACGGATSASGPFYCPADQQVYLDLDFFREMSQRFKASGEFAQAYVIAHEVGHHVQTLLGISAKIQAARQQGRQMQGDGGLLVRQELQADCFAGVWANRAQKRLNWLEPGDIEAALNAANAIGDDRLQQQGQGRVVPDSFTHGTSAQRVRWFKTGFAQGQISQCDTFTAKSL, from the coding sequence ATGCTATGGAAAAAAGGCCGACGCAGCGACAACGTGGTAGATGCCCGCGATGACAGTGGCGGCGGCGGTGGCGGTGGCGGCATGCGTTTTGGGGGCGGCAAGGGCCTGAGCCTCACGGCGATTGTGCTGATTGTCGGCATCGGCTGGCTGACCGGCCAGGACCCGCTGCAGATCCTCGGCCAGTTGACCGGCCAGATGGAACAAGCGCCCTCGGTGAGCACGCAACCGCAACAGGCTCCGCCGGCCAATGACCAGCAGGCCGACTTCGTCCGGGCGATTCTGGGGGATACCGAAGACACCTGGGGCCAGGTGTTCCAGGAAAATGGGTTGGCCTACAAGAACCCGAAATTGATTCTGTTCCGTGGCCGGGTGAATTCTGCCTGCGGTGGCGCCACCTCGGCCAGCGGCCCGTTCTATTGCCCGGCCGACCAGCAAGTGTATCTGGACCTGGATTTCTTCCGGGAAATGTCGCAGCGCTTCAAGGCCTCCGGCGAGTTCGCCCAGGCCTACGTGATCGCCCACGAAGTCGGGCACCACGTGCAAACCCTGCTGGGCATCTCGGCCAAGATCCAGGCCGCACGCCAACAGGGCCGGCAGATGCAAGGCGACGGCGGCTTGTTGGTACGCCAGGAACTGCAAGCCGACTGTTTCGCTGGCGTGTGGGCCAACCGCGCGCAAAAACGCCTGAACTGGCTGGAGCCTGGCGATATTGAAGCAGCACTGAATGCGGCCAACGCCATCGGCGACGACCGTTTGCAACAACAGGGTCAAGGGCGCGTCGTGCCCGACTCGTTTACCCACGGCACCTCGGCACAGCGTGTTCGCTGGTTCAAAACCGGCTTCGCCCAGGGCCAGATCTCTCAATGCGACACGTTTACGGCGAAGAGTCTTTAA
- a CDS encoding HAD family hydrolase, producing the protein MSLSEVKHWVFDMDGTLTVAVHDFAAIRVALEIPPEADILTHLAALPADVAAAKHAWLLEHERALAVGSVAADGAVALVRELAGRGYRLGILTRNARELAHITLEAIGLADCFAVEDVLGREDAPPKPNPGGLLKLATAWEVAPSEMVMVGDYRFDLDCGRAAGTRTVLVNLPENPWPELADWHAEDCAALRQMI; encoded by the coding sequence ATGAGCCTGTCGGAGGTTAAGCACTGGGTCTTTGATATGGACGGCACCCTCACGGTGGCCGTGCATGATTTTGCGGCCATTCGCGTGGCTCTGGAGATTCCGCCCGAGGCTGACATTCTCACCCACCTCGCGGCGTTGCCGGCCGATGTGGCGGCGGCCAAGCATGCGTGGTTGCTGGAGCATGAGCGGGCGCTGGCCGTCGGCTCGGTTGCTGCAGATGGCGCAGTGGCGCTGGTGCGTGAATTGGCCGGGCGGGGTTACCGTCTGGGCATCCTGACCCGCAATGCGCGGGAGTTGGCGCATATCACGCTGGAAGCGATTGGTCTGGCGGACTGTTTCGCTGTCGAGGATGTGCTGGGGCGTGAAGATGCGCCGCCCAAGCCGAATCCGGGTGGTTTGCTGAAACTGGCGACGGCTTGGGAAGTGGCGCCAAGCGAGATGGTGATGGTCGGGGATTACCGCTTTGACCTGGACTGTGGCCGCGCGGCGGGGACCAGGACAGTGTTGGTGAACTTGCCCGAGAACCCGTGGCCGGAGTTGGCGGATTGGCATGCTGAGGATTGTGCAGCCCTGCGCCAGATGATCTGA